From the genome of Frankiales bacterium, one region includes:
- a CDS encoding GNAT family N-acetyltransferase, which translates to MDGPVSRHHRLPAPASPVGVTRPDAAAGAYRQPAPASIRSWACARAAPCPLRGGGRRVGGVELVLRETTPEDLPILFEHQRDPVAAAMAAFASRDWDAFVAHEAMIRSNPALIRRTIVVDGEVVGSLGCFGDEQREVGYWVGRAHWGRGIATAALAAFLGEVTERPLLAHVAATNTGSAKVLEHCGFVEVAREQTDIEEIVYRLA; encoded by the coding sequence ATGGATGGACCGGTATCTCGGCATCATCGTCTTCCGGCTCCGGCCAGTCCCGTCGGTGTAACCCGGCCCGACGCCGCGGCCGGGGCTTACCGTCAGCCGGCTCCCGCCTCGATCCGGTCCTGGGCGTGCGCACGAGCAGCACCATGCCCGCTGCGGGGAGGGGGTCGTAGGGTCGGCGGCGTGGAGCTCGTGCTGCGGGAGACGACCCCCGAGGACCTGCCGATCCTGTTCGAGCACCAGCGCGACCCGGTGGCGGCCGCCATGGCCGCGTTCGCGTCGCGCGACTGGGACGCCTTCGTGGCCCACGAGGCGATGATCCGGTCCAACCCGGCGCTCATCCGCCGGACGATCGTGGTGGACGGCGAGGTGGTCGGCAGCCTCGGCTGCTTCGGCGACGAGCAGCGCGAGGTGGGCTACTGGGTGGGCCGCGCGCACTGGGGGCGCGGCATCGCCACAGCGGCGCTCGCCGCGTTCCTCGGCGAGGTCACCGAGCGGCCCCTGCTCGCCCACGTCGCGGCGACGAACACCGGCTCGGCGAAGGTGCTCGAGCACTGCGGCTTCGTCGAGGTCGCACGCGAGCAGACCGACATCGAGGAGATCGTCTACCGGCTCGCCTAG
- a CDS encoding 3-oxoacyl-ACP reductase gives MRSVDRYAERTVVITGGGSGIGRATAQRVASEGARVVVVDMNEEAARAVAAEVDGLAVRADVTDADDVARMFRTAFDTYGSIDVSFHNAGISPPDDDSILTTGIEAWDRVQRVNLTSVYLCCREVIPYMQRQGKGSIINTASFVATMGAATSQISYTASKGGVLSMSRELGVQFAREGIRVNALSPGPVNTPLLQELFAKDPERAARRLVHIPFGRFAEASEIAAAVAFLGSDDASFVTASNFLVDGGISGAYVTPL, from the coding sequence CTGAGATCCGTGGACCGTTACGCAGAGCGCACCGTCGTCATCACCGGCGGGGGCAGCGGCATCGGCAGGGCGACGGCGCAGCGCGTCGCCTCCGAGGGCGCCCGCGTCGTCGTCGTCGACATGAACGAGGAGGCGGCCCGAGCGGTCGCGGCCGAGGTCGACGGGCTCGCGGTGCGGGCCGACGTCACCGACGCCGACGACGTGGCCCGCATGTTCCGCACCGCCTTCGACACGTACGGCAGCATCGACGTGTCGTTCCACAACGCCGGCATCTCGCCGCCGGACGACGACTCGATCCTCACCACCGGGATCGAGGCGTGGGACCGCGTGCAGCGGGTGAACCTCACCTCGGTGTACCTCTGCTGCCGCGAGGTGATCCCGTACATGCAGCGGCAGGGCAAGGGCTCGATCATCAACACCGCCTCGTTCGTCGCCACCATGGGCGCGGCGACGTCGCAGATCTCCTACACCGCGTCGAAGGGCGGCGTGCTCTCGATGAGCCGCGAGCTCGGCGTGCAGTTCGCCCGCGAGGGGATCCGGGTCAACGCGCTGTCCCCGGGGCCGGTCAACACCCCGCTGCTCCAGGAGCTGTTCGCGAAGGACCCCGAGCGCGCCGCGAGGCGGCTGGTGCACATCCCGTTCGGACGGTTCGCGGAGGCCAGCGAGATCGCGGCCGCGGTCGCCTTCCTCGGCAGCGACGACGCCTCGTTCGTCACGGCGAGCAACTTCCTCGTCGACGGCGGGATCAGCGGGGCCTACGTCACGCCGCTCTGA
- a CDS encoding aldehyde dehydrogenase family protein has translation MTALHDVVNPATEEVVASVPSLSVEETDAAIARARSAFESWRHVAPGDRARLLRRFSALVDDHLEELAQLEVRNSGHTISNARWEAGNVRDVLAYYSGAPERLLGQQIPVAGGVDLTFHEPLGVVGVIVPWNFPMPIAGWGFAPALAAGNTVVLKPAELTPLTAVRLGELALEAGVPEGVFQVLTGKGSVVGERFVTHPDVRKVVFTGSTEVGIRVAEGCARQVKAVTLELGGKSANVVFDDADLAKAAATAPYGVFDNAGQDCCARSRILVQRSVLDEFLALLEPAVLGVRVEDPSLDSAEMGPLISAAHRDTVASFLPDGTRVLIQGSVPDGRGFWFPPTVVMPSSEQDPLMTEEVFGPVVSVMPFDDEADAVRLTNATEYGLSGSIWTRDVGRALRVARATESGNLSVNSHSSVRYWTPFGGFKKSGLGRELGPDALHAFTEVKNVFISTEG, from the coding sequence GTGACCGCCCTGCACGACGTCGTGAACCCGGCGACCGAGGAGGTCGTCGCCTCCGTCCCGTCGCTGTCGGTCGAGGAGACCGACGCGGCGATCGCCCGCGCCCGGTCGGCCTTCGAGAGCTGGCGCCACGTCGCCCCCGGCGACCGGGCCCGGCTGCTGCGCCGGTTCTCGGCCCTGGTCGACGACCACCTCGAGGAGCTCGCGCAGCTCGAGGTGCGCAACTCCGGGCACACGATCAGCAACGCGCGGTGGGAGGCCGGCAACGTGCGCGACGTGCTCGCGTACTACTCCGGTGCGCCCGAGCGCCTGCTGGGCCAGCAGATCCCCGTCGCCGGGGGCGTGGACCTCACGTTCCACGAGCCGCTGGGCGTCGTCGGCGTGATCGTGCCGTGGAACTTCCCGATGCCGATCGCCGGCTGGGGCTTCGCGCCTGCGCTCGCCGCCGGCAACACGGTGGTGCTCAAGCCCGCCGAGCTCACCCCGCTCACGGCGGTGCGCCTCGGCGAGCTCGCGCTCGAGGCGGGCGTGCCCGAGGGCGTCTTCCAGGTGCTGACCGGCAAGGGCTCGGTGGTGGGCGAGCGGTTCGTCACGCACCCGGACGTGCGCAAGGTCGTGTTCACCGGGTCGACCGAGGTGGGCATCCGCGTGGCCGAGGGCTGCGCCCGGCAGGTGAAGGCCGTCACCCTCGAGCTCGGCGGCAAGAGCGCCAACGTGGTCTTCGACGACGCCGACCTCGCGAAGGCGGCCGCGACCGCGCCCTACGGCGTGTTCGACAACGCCGGGCAGGACTGCTGCGCCCGCTCGCGGATCCTCGTGCAGCGCTCGGTGCTGGACGAGTTCCTGGCCCTCCTGGAGCCGGCCGTGCTCGGCGTGAGGGTGGAGGACCCCTCGCTCGACTCCGCCGAGATGGGGCCGCTCATCAGCGCGGCGCACCGCGACACCGTCGCGTCGTTCCTGCCCGACGGCACGCGGGTGCTCATCCAGGGCAGCGTGCCGGACGGCCGCGGGTTCTGGTTCCCCCCGACGGTCGTGATGCCCTCGTCCGAGCAGGACCCGCTGATGACCGAGGAGGTCTTCGGCCCGGTCGTGTCGGTGATGCCGTTCGACGACGAGGCCGACGCCGTGCGTCTCACCAACGCGACCGAGTACGGCCTGTCGGGGTCGATCTGGACCCGCGACGTGGGGCGGGCGCTGCGGGTGGCCCGGGCCACGGAGAGCGGGAACCTGTCGGTCAACTCGCACTCCTCGGTGCGGTACTGGACGCCGTTCGGCGGCTTCAAGAAGTCCGGCCTCGGCCGGGAGCTCGGACCGGACGCGCTGCACGCGTTCACCGAGGTCAAGAACGTGTTCATCTCGACGGAAGGCTGA
- a CDS encoding glutamine synthetase — protein sequence MSSQSTLGVEQLRTEVAAGAIDTVIVAITDMQGRLQGKRVHAPYFVEHVLPHGTEGCNYLLAVDVDMNTVDGYAMSSWTAGYGDFVMAHDLATLRRVPWHPGTAMVQADVVWLDGSDVVASPRQVLKRQLARLADAGMAAYVGTELEFIVFDDTYEDAWRSGYRGMHPANLYNVDYSIIGTSRVEPLLRRIRLGMAGAGMTVESAKGECNFGQHEIAFLYDEALRTCDNHVVYKTGAKEIAAQEGRAITFMAKYDEREGNSCHVHLSFRGTDGSLVMADDADEEHGLSDVGRQFIAGQLAHLRELSLLFAPNINSYKRFAPGSFAPTSVEWGRDNRTCALRLVGGGASLRLENRVPGGDVNPYLAVAAMVAAGLDGIEKGMELRPEYTGNAYASGGERVPWQLDDAVALWSGSEWVAETFGAEVQEHYTNMGRIELEAFARTVTDWERYRGFERL from the coding sequence ATGTCCAGCCAGAGCACGCTCGGGGTCGAGCAGCTGAGGACCGAGGTGGCCGCGGGCGCCATCGACACCGTGATCGTCGCGATCACGGACATGCAGGGCCGGCTCCAGGGCAAGCGGGTCCACGCGCCGTACTTCGTGGAGCACGTGCTGCCGCACGGCACGGAGGGCTGCAACTACCTGCTGGCCGTGGACGTCGACATGAACACCGTCGACGGCTACGCCATGTCGAGCTGGACCGCGGGCTACGGCGACTTCGTCATGGCCCACGACCTGGCCACGCTGCGCCGCGTGCCGTGGCACCCCGGCACCGCGATGGTGCAGGCCGACGTCGTGTGGCTGGACGGCAGCGACGTCGTCGCCTCGCCGCGCCAGGTGCTCAAGCGCCAACTCGCGCGCCTCGCCGACGCCGGCATGGCCGCGTACGTCGGCACCGAGCTCGAGTTCATCGTGTTCGACGACACCTACGAGGACGCCTGGCGCAGCGGGTACCGCGGCATGCACCCGGCCAACCTCTACAACGTCGACTACTCCATCATCGGCACCTCGCGCGTCGAGCCCCTGCTGCGCCGGATCCGCCTCGGCATGGCCGGTGCGGGCATGACCGTCGAGAGCGCCAAGGGCGAGTGCAACTTCGGGCAGCACGAGATCGCGTTCCTCTACGACGAGGCGCTGCGCACCTGCGACAACCACGTCGTCTACAAGACGGGGGCCAAGGAGATCGCCGCGCAGGAGGGCAGGGCGATCACCTTCATGGCGAAGTACGACGAGCGCGAGGGGAACTCCTGCCACGTCCACCTGTCCTTCCGCGGCACCGACGGCTCGCTGGTGATGGCCGACGACGCCGACGAGGAGCACGGGCTGTCCGACGTGGGTCGCCAGTTCATCGCCGGGCAGCTGGCGCATCTGCGCGAGCTCTCCCTGCTGTTCGCGCCGAACATCAACTCCTACAAGCGATTCGCCCCCGGGTCGTTCGCCCCGACGTCGGTGGAGTGGGGCCGCGACAACCGCACCTGCGCGCTGCGCCTGGTGGGCGGCGGCGCGAGCCTTCGGCTGGAGAACCGGGTGCCCGGCGGCGACGTCAACCCATATCTGGCCGTGGCCGCGATGGTCGCCGCGGGCCTCGACGGCATCGAGAAGGGGATGGAGCTGCGCCCGGAGTACACCGGGAACGCCTACGCCTCCGGCGGCGAGAGGGTCCCGTGGCAGCTCGACGACGCCGTGGCGCTGTGGTCCGGCTCCGAGTGGGTCGCCGAGACGTTCGGCGCGGAGGTCCAGGAGCACTACACGAACATGGGCCGCATCGAGCTCGAGGCCTTCGCACGGACCGTCACCGACTGGGAGCGCTACCGCGGCTTCGAGCGGCTCTGA
- a CDS encoding amino acid permease, with translation MDQQQHSVDGVTYQHAGHEYFAKRQLTRHAGAFALWGLGVAAVISGDFSGWNFGIAEAGWGGMVVATIVIGLMYLFMVYSIAEMSASMPHTGGAYSFARTAMGPWGGYVTGVAESIEYVFTTAVVGVFASSYADAIVSDLWGISWPLWVWMLIFYVIFVGLNTAGAAASFRFAITIAILSLLVLAIFFVTALFSGKLSTDALFDIAPTSGNTTFMPFGVGGVMLALPFAIWFFLGIEELPLAAEETHTPQEDIPRGSVAGLFTLFVTAALVLVLNPMVMGSETIGGSLEPILDGFRVIFPNSSIAAVLSLAALTGLIASFQGIMFAAGRNVYSLSRAGYYPRFLSLTGARKTPYVALLFTALVGMVAVVVVPKVFNQDDVNFAGSLLNMAVFGAVIAYVLQMVTFVLLRIRRPEMERPYRSPSGTWGAAVAGVVAAVTLVILFFNEGYRAPIVAIAVFFAVALIWFAAYGRTRLVLSPEEEFAVTGGKHGHPETEGYAVTEDEEDSGQAEYFPPVS, from the coding sequence GTGGATCAACAGCAGCACTCCGTGGACGGCGTGACGTACCAGCACGCCGGTCACGAGTACTTCGCCAAGCGACAGCTCACGCGGCACGCGGGCGCGTTCGCGCTCTGGGGGCTCGGTGTCGCGGCGGTCATCTCGGGGGACTTCTCAGGCTGGAACTTCGGCATCGCCGAGGCCGGCTGGGGCGGCATGGTCGTCGCCACGATCGTCATCGGTCTGATGTACCTGTTCATGGTGTACTCGATCGCCGAGATGTCGGCGTCCATGCCGCACACCGGCGGCGCCTACTCCTTCGCCCGTACGGCGATGGGCCCCTGGGGCGGCTACGTCACGGGTGTGGCCGAGTCGATCGAGTACGTGTTCACCACGGCCGTGGTCGGTGTGTTCGCCAGCTCGTACGCGGACGCGATCGTGAGCGACCTGTGGGGGATCTCGTGGCCCCTGTGGGTGTGGATGCTCATCTTCTACGTCATCTTCGTGGGGCTGAACACGGCAGGCGCGGCCGCGTCGTTCCGGTTCGCCATCACCATCGCGATCCTGTCGCTGCTCGTGCTCGCCATCTTCTTCGTGACGGCGCTGTTCTCGGGCAAGCTCTCCACGGACGCGCTGTTCGACATCGCGCCCACGAGCGGCAACACCACGTTCATGCCCTTCGGCGTCGGCGGCGTCATGCTGGCCCTGCCGTTCGCGATCTGGTTCTTCCTCGGCATCGAGGAGCTGCCGCTCGCGGCGGAGGAGACGCACACCCCGCAGGAGGACATCCCGCGGGGCTCCGTCGCCGGCCTGTTCACGCTGTTCGTCACCGCGGCGCTGGTGCTGGTGCTCAACCCGATGGTGATGGGGTCCGAGACGATCGGCGGCAGCCTCGAGCCGATCCTCGACGGGTTCCGCGTCATCTTCCCGAACAGCAGCATCGCGGCCGTGCTGTCGCTCGCCGCGCTCACGGGCCTGATCGCCAGCTTCCAGGGCATCATGTTCGCGGCGGGGCGCAACGTGTACTCGCTGTCGCGGGCGGGCTACTACCCGCGGTTCCTGTCGCTCACCGGGGCGCGCAAGACGCCCTACGTAGCGCTGCTGTTCACGGCCCTGGTCGGCATGGTCGCCGTCGTCGTCGTCCCGAAGGTGTTCAACCAGGACGACGTCAACTTCGCCGGGTCGCTGCTCAACATGGCGGTGTTCGGTGCCGTCATCGCGTACGTCCTGCAGATGGTCACCTTCGTGCTGCTGCGCATCCGGAGGCCGGAGATGGAGCGGCCTTACCGCAGCCCCAGCGGCACCTGGGGGGCTGCCGTCGCCGGCGTCGTCGCGGCGGTCACACTGGTGATCCTCTTCTTCAACGAGGGCTACCGGGCGCCGATCGTCGCGATCGCGGTGTTCTTCGCCGTGGCGCTGATCTGGTTCGCCGCCTACGGGCGGACCCGGCTCGTGCTCTCGCCGGAGGAGGAGTTCGCGGTCACCGGAGGCAAGCACGGGCACCCGGAGACCGAGGGCTACGCGGTGACCGAGGACGAGGAGGACTCGGGTCAGGCCGAGTACTTCCCGCCCGTCAGCTGA
- a CDS encoding alpha/beta fold hydrolase: protein MTHDPIPRTTEDLLARLAPPWPREDVVLTNGTVAVRRAAPASESVEPALFVHGLGGSSVNWTDLMALLRDRVDGIAVDLPGFGWSPPPRDGDYSLVRTAASLAELVAARFDGRPVHLFGNSMGGAIAVQLAARHPEVVRTLTLVSPALPKIGVRRSNVHLPVIATPGLGTTLMRRYLTLDAETRARATVDVCFADPASVPVQRMNEAVDEVRRRDQLPYVADAFLQSLRALMATYLDRSAERPWKLAESIEAPTLLVYGRADKLVDPVHAHTRAFPDMRVLVLPHAGHVAQIEQPVLVADAWRDLLPVGGSSRTGR, encoded by the coding sequence ATGACGCACGACCCGATCCCCCGCACCACCGAGGACCTCCTGGCCCGGCTGGCCCCGCCGTGGCCGCGCGAGGACGTCGTCCTCACGAACGGAACGGTGGCGGTGCGCCGGGCCGCGCCGGCGTCGGAGAGCGTGGAGCCGGCCCTGTTCGTCCACGGGCTCGGCGGCAGCTCCGTGAACTGGACCGACCTCATGGCCCTGCTGCGCGACCGCGTCGACGGCATCGCCGTCGACCTGCCGGGCTTCGGCTGGTCGCCGCCGCCGCGCGACGGCGACTACTCCCTCGTGCGCACCGCCGCGTCGCTCGCGGAGCTCGTCGCGGCGCGCTTCGACGGCCGCCCGGTGCACCTGTTCGGCAACTCGATGGGCGGCGCCATCGCGGTGCAGCTCGCCGCGCGCCACCCCGAGGTGGTGCGCACCCTCACGCTCGTGAGCCCGGCGCTGCCCAAGATCGGGGTGCGGCGCAGCAACGTCCACCTGCCGGTGATCGCGACGCCGGGCCTCGGCACGACGCTCATGCGCCGCTACCTCACGCTCGACGCCGAGACCCGCGCCCGGGCGACGGTCGACGTCTGCTTCGCCGACCCGGCGAGCGTCCCGGTGCAGCGCATGAACGAGGCCGTCGACGAGGTGCGGCGCCGTGACCAGCTGCCCTACGTCGCCGACGCCTTCCTCCAGTCGTTGCGCGCGCTGATGGCGACCTACCTCGACCGCTCGGCGGAACGACCGTGGAAGCTGGCCGAGTCGATCGAGGCGCCGACGCTGCTCGTGTACGGGCGGGCCGACAAGCTCGTGGACCCGGTCCACGCGCACACCCGCGCCTTCCCGGACATGCGCGTGCTGGTGCTGCCGCACGCCGGCCATGTCGCGCAGATCGAGCAGCCGGTGCTGGTGGCCGACGCCTGGCGCGACCTGCTGCCCGTGGGCGGCTCCTCCCGAACCGGTCGGTAA
- a CDS encoding TetR family transcriptional regulator: MTVAQDAGRAAARGQRLPRRERRAQLLDAAREVFVAQGYHAAAMDDIAEAAGVSKPVLYQHFPGKLELYLALLDSSSDALVAAVEAALASTADNKQRVQATVQAYFDFVDDPGGAFRLIFESDLTNESAVRERVDRTNDACAALVSRVIAEDTGLTEAEALLLAAGLTGQAQTAARRWLRDGSDIPKAEAAALVSTLSWRGISRIPLSHPPV, translated from the coding sequence ATGACCGTGGCCCAGGACGCCGGACGCGCGGCGGCGCGCGGCCAGCGCCTGCCCCGCCGCGAGCGCCGCGCCCAGCTGCTCGACGCCGCCCGCGAGGTGTTCGTGGCGCAGGGCTACCACGCGGCGGCGATGGACGACATCGCCGAGGCCGCGGGGGTGAGCAAGCCCGTGCTCTACCAGCACTTCCCGGGCAAGCTCGAGCTCTACCTGGCGCTGCTGGACTCCTCCTCCGACGCGCTCGTGGCCGCCGTGGAGGCGGCCCTGGCCTCCACCGCCGACAACAAGCAGCGCGTCCAGGCGACGGTGCAGGCCTACTTCGACTTCGTCGACGATCCCGGCGGCGCGTTCCGGCTGATCTTCGAGTCCGACCTCACCAACGAGTCCGCCGTCCGCGAGCGCGTCGACCGCACGAACGACGCGTGCGCCGCCCTCGTGAGCCGCGTGATCGCCGAGGACACCGGGCTCACCGAGGCCGAGGCCCTGCTGCTCGCGGCCGGGCTCACCGGCCAGGCGCAGACCGCCGCGCGCCGCTGGCTGCGCGACGGCAGCGACATCCCCAAGGCCGAGGCCGCCGCGCTGGTGAGCACGCTGAGCTGGCGCGGGATCAGCCGTATCCCGCTCAGCCACCCGCCGGTCTGA
- a CDS encoding DUF3107 family protein yields the protein MEVKIGVQQAAREVLLESELGSDEVVALVSKAVADGTPLTLTDDKGRVVVVPSDKIAYVEIGAPERGRLGFSAL from the coding sequence GTGGAGGTCAAGATCGGCGTGCAGCAGGCCGCACGAGAGGTCCTGCTCGAGAGCGAGCTCGGCTCCGACGAGGTCGTGGCGCTGGTGTCGAAGGCCGTCGCCGACGGCACGCCGCTGACCCTCACCGACGACAAGGGCCGCGTGGTCGTCGTCCCGTCGGACAAGATCGCCTACGTCGAGATCGGCGCGCCCGAGCGCGGCCGGCTCGGCTTCAGCGCCCTCTGA
- a CDS encoding DEAD/DEAH box helicase — translation MTTPITAPKTFAELGVLPATVEALAADGIVTAFPIQELTLPLALAGTDLIGQAKTGTGKTLGFGIPALQRLVAPLDEGFDDQPDAVRGKPQALVVVPTRELGIQVASDLEKAGRLRGVRVLCVYGGRAYEPQVEALQKGIEVVVGTPGRLIDLARQGHLSLRHVKTLVLDEADEMLDMGFLPDVERIVALVPPVRQTMLFSATMPGQIVALARRYMTQPTHIRAINPDDDSSLVAAIEQHVWRAHSLDKQELIARVLQAEGRGLTIIFCRTKRNAQRVSDDLADRGFAAAAVHGDLGQGAREQALRAFRNGKVDVLVATDVAARGIDVADVTHVINWECPEDEKTYLHRIGRTGRAGNSGVAVTLVDWDDLHRWKMIAQALGLPFEEPIETYSSSPHIYAGLNIPEGTKGRLPEKARTRAGLDAEVLEDLGETGASAGRRARQGSRPRDGREGRDSRGREGRGREGREGAAREERTGDTAERPRRDRQRRRTRAGVTETGTATRSATTAAGGEGTSTSASTASGPDTSGGSGPRTDETGSAAPRKRRRRGGRGRGKGTGSEPAAPAAPEA, via the coding sequence ATGACCACCCCCATCACCGCTCCCAAGACCTTCGCCGAGTTGGGCGTGCTGCCCGCCACGGTGGAGGCGCTGGCGGCCGACGGCATCGTCACCGCCTTCCCGATCCAGGAGCTCACGCTCCCGCTGGCGCTCGCCGGCACCGACCTCATCGGCCAGGCCAAGACGGGCACGGGCAAGACGCTCGGCTTCGGCATCCCGGCCCTGCAGCGACTGGTGGCCCCGCTCGACGAGGGGTTCGACGACCAGCCCGACGCCGTGCGCGGCAAGCCGCAGGCCCTCGTGGTCGTCCCGACGCGCGAGCTCGGCATCCAGGTGGCCAGCGACCTGGAGAAGGCCGGTCGCCTGCGCGGGGTCCGCGTGCTCTGCGTCTACGGCGGCCGCGCGTACGAGCCGCAGGTCGAGGCGCTGCAGAAGGGCATCGAGGTCGTCGTCGGCACCCCGGGGCGCCTCATCGACCTCGCCCGCCAGGGCCACCTGTCGCTGCGCCACGTCAAGACCCTCGTGCTCGACGAGGCCGACGAGATGCTCGACATGGGCTTCCTGCCCGACGTCGAGCGCATCGTGGCCCTGGTGCCGCCGGTGCGCCAGACGATGCTCTTCTCGGCCACGATGCCCGGCCAGATCGTCGCCCTGGCACGCCGGTACATGACGCAGCCGACCCACATCCGCGCGATCAACCCGGACGACGACAGCAGCCTCGTCGCCGCGATCGAGCAGCACGTGTGGCGGGCCCACAGCCTCGACAAGCAGGAGCTCATCGCCCGGGTGCTGCAGGCCGAGGGTCGCGGCCTGACGATCATCTTCTGCCGCACCAAGCGCAACGCCCAGCGCGTGAGCGACGACCTGGCCGACCGCGGGTTCGCCGCGGCGGCCGTGCACGGCGACCTCGGCCAGGGTGCGCGCGAGCAGGCGTTGCGCGCGTTCCGCAACGGCAAGGTCGACGTCCTCGTCGCCACGGACGTGGCCGCACGCGGCATCGACGTCGCCGACGTCACGCACGTCATCAACTGGGAGTGCCCCGAGGACGAGAAGACCTACCTGCACCGCATCGGCCGCACCGGCCGCGCCGGCAACTCCGGCGTCGCGGTGACCCTCGTCGACTGGGACGACCTGCACCGCTGGAAGATGATCGCCCAGGCGCTCGGGCTGCCGTTCGAGGAGCCCATCGAGACCTACTCGTCGAGCCCGCACATCTACGCCGGCCTCAACATCCCCGAGGGCACCAAGGGCCGCCTGCCCGAGAAGGCGCGCACGCGGGCCGGCCTCGACGCCGAGGTGCTCGAGGACCTCGGCGAGACCGGCGCCTCCGCCGGCCGCCGGGCGCGTCAGGGATCGCGCCCGCGCGACGGCCGGGAGGGCCGCGACAGCCGGGGCCGCGAGGGCCGCGGTCGCGAGGGACGTGAGGGCGCCGCGCGCGAGGAGCGCACCGGCGACACCGCCGAGCGCCCGCGCCGCGACCGTCAGCGCCGCCGCACCCGCGCCGGCGTCACGGAGACGGGCACCGCGACCCGGTCGGCCACAACGGCGGCGGGCGGCGAGGGCACGAGCACCTCCGCGAGCACGGCGTCCGGACCGGACACCTCCGGCGGCAGCGGCCCGCGCACCGACGAGACCGGGTCCGCGGCGCCGCGCAAGCGACGGCGCCGGGGCGGCCGCGGGCGCGGCAAGGGCACCGGCAGCGAGCCGGCCGCACCCGCCGCGCCCGAGGCCTGA
- a CDS encoding AAA family ATPase — translation MTRTIAVASQKGGVGKTTTVASLGVALAELGDEVLLVDLDPQACLTFSLGVDPEDLDLSVHDVLTGAASLREVVMATEDGVDLVPATIELAQVEAALLSRGGREHALDDALGDLRGHYDWILLDCPPTLGILTVNALTAADEVVVPLQCETLAHRGVGQLVETVRDVARTTNPRLRIAGILPTMFDGRTAHARAVLADIVERYDVPVLEPPIARSVRFAEAPAIGRSALATSPHLKGVEAYRAHARTLRSRSGGSPR, via the coding sequence ATGACGCGCACCATCGCGGTGGCGAGCCAGAAGGGCGGCGTCGGCAAGACCACGACGGTCGCCTCGCTCGGCGTCGCCCTCGCGGAGCTCGGCGACGAGGTGCTGCTCGTCGACCTCGACCCGCAGGCCTGCCTGACGTTCTCGCTCGGCGTCGACCCCGAGGACCTCGACCTCTCGGTGCACGACGTGCTCACCGGCGCCGCGTCCCTGCGCGAGGTGGTGATGGCCACCGAGGACGGCGTCGACCTCGTGCCGGCCACCATCGAGCTGGCCCAGGTGGAGGCCGCGCTGCTCAGCCGCGGCGGGCGCGAGCACGCCCTCGACGACGCTCTCGGCGACCTGCGCGGCCACTACGACTGGATCCTGCTCGACTGCCCGCCGACGCTGGGGATCCTCACGGTCAACGCGCTCACCGCCGCCGACGAGGTGGTGGTGCCGCTGCAGTGCGAGACGCTGGCGCACCGTGGCGTGGGGCAGCTGGTGGAGACAGTGCGCGACGTCGCCCGCACCACCAACCCGCGGCTGCGGATCGCGGGGATCCTGCCCACGATGTTCGACGGGCGCACGGCGCACGCCCGGGCCGTGCTCGCCGACATCGTGGAGCGCTACGACGTCCCCGTGCTCGAGCCCCCGATCGCGCGGTCCGTGCGGTTCGCCGAGGCTCCGGCCATCGGACGCTCGGCGCTCGCGACGTCGCCGCACCTGAAGGGCGTCGAGGCCTACCGTGCTCACGCCCGGACACTGCGCTCGCGCTCCGGGGGGTCCCCGAGGTGA